A part of Larkinella insperata genomic DNA contains:
- the kbl gene encoding glycine C-acetyltransferase: MYGIQKDLQQELDSIREAGLYKSERIIVSPQSSVIAVHGGREVLNFCANNYLGLSSHPAVIKAAHETLDTHGFGMSSVRFICGTQDIHKELERKTAEFVGAEDCILYAAAFDANGGVFEPLLNEEDAIISDELNHASIIDGIRLCKAKRFRYKHNDMADLEAQLQAAAGSRRKLIVTDGAFSMDGTIAQLDKICDLADQYGAMVMVDECHASGFLGKTGRGTPEYRNVFGRIDIITGTYGKALGGASGGFTAARKEIVELLRQRSRPYLFSNTLAPAIVGASLKVLEILESSTELRDKLEANTRYFREAMTAAGFDILPGEHPIVPIMLYDAPLAQEFATRLLEEGIYVIGFFYPVVPKGKARIRVQISAGHEPEHLEKAVAAFTKIGRELGVISPAVTTAL, encoded by the coding sequence ATGTACGGTATTCAAAAAGATCTTCAGCAGGAACTCGATTCTATCCGGGAAGCCGGTTTGTATAAATCCGAACGGATTATTGTTTCTCCCCAATCGTCGGTGATTGCCGTTCACGGTGGCCGGGAAGTCCTGAACTTCTGCGCCAACAACTACCTCGGTTTGTCGTCGCATCCAGCCGTGATTAAAGCCGCGCACGAAACGCTCGACACCCACGGTTTCGGGATGTCGTCGGTGCGGTTCATCTGCGGTACCCAGGATATTCATAAAGAACTCGAACGCAAAACCGCCGAGTTTGTCGGGGCCGAAGACTGCATCCTGTACGCAGCCGCGTTCGACGCCAACGGCGGGGTTTTCGAACCGCTGCTGAACGAGGAAGACGCCATTATTTCGGATGAACTGAACCACGCGTCGATCATTGACGGCATTCGGTTGTGCAAAGCCAAGCGGTTCCGGTACAAACACAACGACATGGCCGATCTGGAAGCCCAGTTGCAGGCGGCAGCGGGCAGTCGCCGGAAACTGATCGTAACCGACGGCGCTTTTTCAATGGACGGCACCATTGCCCAGCTCGACAAAATCTGCGATCTGGCCGACCAGTACGGTGCGATGGTGATGGTGGACGAATGCCACGCCAGCGGTTTTCTGGGTAAAACCGGCCGCGGAACGCCGGAATACCGGAACGTGTTCGGTCGGATTGATATCATTACCGGCACCTACGGCAAGGCGCTCGGTGGGGCGTCGGGCGGCTTTACGGCGGCCCGGAAGGAGATTGTGGAGTTGCTGCGCCAGCGCTCCCGGCCGTACCTGTTCTCGAATACGCTGGCTCCGGCGATTGTCGGCGCGTCGCTGAAAGTGCTGGAAATTCTGGAATCCTCCACCGAACTGCGTGACAAGCTGGAAGCCAACACGCGGTATTTCCGGGAAGCCATGACGGCCGCCGGTTTCGACATTCTGCCCGGCGAGCACCCAATTGTGCCCATCATGCTGTACGACGCCCCGCTGGCCCAGGAGTTTGCGACCCGGCTGCTGGAAGAAGGCATTTACGTCATCGGCTTCTTTTACCCGGTGGTGCCAAAGGGCAAGGCCCGGATTCGGGTGCAGATTTCGGCGGGTCACGAGCCGGAACACCTCGAAAAAGCCGTTGCCGCCTTCACCAAAATCGGCCGTGAGTTAGGCGTCATCTCCCCCGCCGTCACCACAGCCCTCTAA
- a CDS encoding NAD-dependent epimerase/dehydratase family protein, with protein MKRETILVIGANGQIGTALLPRLQALYGPDSVIGADLRQPAQKAGIFELLDATKADALAELVQRYRVTQIYHLAAVLSAKGETDPLGAWNLNMQTLLNVLEVARIHQVRKLFVPSSIAAFGEHAPKFETPQTASLDPATVYGISKVAAENWSLYYHKRYGLDVRSLRYPGLISYQSMPGGGTTDYAVAIYHAAVQGQPFECFLADDTLLPMMYMDDALRATLELMEAPENRISVRTSYNLAGMSFTPAELTASIQAYFPDFTTRYAPDFRQDIADSWPKTIDDTVARHDWGWQPAYDLPRMTQEMITQLTNVYQPSIPTF; from the coding sequence ATGAAGCGCGAAACCATTTTGGTGATCGGGGCCAACGGCCAGATCGGAACAGCACTTCTCCCCCGGCTTCAGGCCCTTTACGGGCCCGATTCGGTGATTGGCGCAGACCTGCGTCAGCCCGCTCAGAAGGCTGGAATTTTTGAGTTACTGGATGCCACGAAAGCCGATGCGCTGGCCGAGCTGGTGCAGCGGTACCGGGTAACCCAGATTTATCACCTGGCGGCCGTGCTGTCGGCCAAGGGCGAAACCGACCCGCTCGGTGCCTGGAACCTGAACATGCAGACGCTGCTCAACGTGCTGGAAGTGGCCCGCATCCACCAGGTCCGGAAGCTGTTTGTCCCGAGTTCGATTGCGGCTTTCGGCGAACACGCCCCCAAGTTTGAAACCCCGCAAACGGCTTCGCTCGACCCGGCTACGGTTTACGGCATCAGTAAGGTGGCCGCCGAAAACTGGTCGCTCTATTACCACAAGCGCTACGGGCTGGATGTGCGCTCACTGCGCTATCCGGGACTGATCAGCTACCAGTCCATGCCGGGGGGCGGCACCACTGACTACGCCGTCGCCATTTATCACGCGGCCGTTCAGGGGCAGCCGTTCGAGTGTTTTCTGGCCGACGACACCCTGCTGCCGATGATGTACATGGACGACGCGCTACGGGCCACCCTCGAATTGATGGAAGCGCCCGAAAACCGGATCAGCGTGCGAACCTCCTACAACCTGGCGGGCATGAGCTTCACCCCGGCCGAACTGACGGCTTCGATTCAAGCGTATTTCCCGGATTTCACGACCCGCTACGCGCCGGACTTCCGACAGGACATTGCCGATTCGTGGCCCAAAACCATCGACGACACGGTGGCCCGGCACGACTGGGGCTGGCAACCGGCCTACGACCTGCCCCGCATGACGCAGGAAATGATTACCCAGCTTACGAACGTTTATCAACCTTCCATTCCAACTTTTTAA
- a CDS encoding Lrp/AsnC family transcriptional regulator has protein sequence MEQLDEIDKKLLRLLQEDAKLTTKELAAQLGLTLSPVYERIKRLENLGFIKQYVAVLDKNLLGQPITAFCQVSMRYHDKAFIDKFEEEIKKLEEVQECYHMAGQVDFLLKIHVSSLDGYHNFVKYKLSEIENIGVLNSTFVLKEIKHNLGYVVH, from the coding sequence ATGGAACAACTCGATGAGATTGACAAGAAATTACTGCGGCTTTTGCAGGAAGATGCCAAGCTGACCACGAAAGAATTGGCCGCTCAGCTCGGCCTGACGCTTTCGCCGGTTTACGAACGAATCAAACGGCTGGAAAACCTGGGATTTATCAAACAGTACGTGGCGGTTCTGGACAAAAATCTGCTGGGACAACCCATCACGGCTTTCTGCCAGGTGTCCATGCGGTACCACGACAAAGCGTTTATCGACAAGTTTGAGGAAGAAATTAAGAAGCTGGAAGAAGTGCAGGAGTGTTACCACATGGCCGGTCAGGTCGACTTCCTGTTAAAAATTCACGTCAGCAGCCTGGACGGGTACCACAACTTTGTAAAGTACAAACTGTCGGAGATTGAAAACATTGGCGTCCTGAACAGCACGTTCGTTCTAAAAGAGATCAAGCACAACCTGGGGTACGTCGTTCATTGA
- a CDS encoding trimeric intracellular cation channel family protein yields the protein MSNWYLLDLIGTAIFAISGALSALGKRMYHDLFGISFIGFLTAVGGGTTRDIIMGAHPIFWIRDPNYIIVIMLGVGIAIAGRRWWFGQLRRPLLFFDTLGIGIYTIFGLQKALSLNVNNWAAVLLGVMSALFGGVLRDTLVNDIPLIFEKHVYATACLVGALLYVLGKELAIDPNLNFLISAASITLIRLFAIRYGWTLPRIGNQ from the coding sequence ATGAGCAATTGGTATTTACTCGACTTAATCGGCACGGCCATTTTCGCCATTTCGGGGGCGCTTTCCGCCCTGGGGAAACGAATGTACCACGATCTGTTTGGTATTTCTTTCATCGGCTTTTTAACGGCGGTCGGTGGCGGAACCACCCGTGATATCATCATGGGCGCTCACCCGATTTTCTGGATTCGGGACCCTAATTACATCATTGTAATCATGCTTGGTGTGGGCATCGCCATTGCCGGACGGCGCTGGTGGTTTGGTCAGCTTCGGCGGCCCCTGCTTTTTTTTGATACGCTCGGTATCGGTATTTACACCATTTTTGGTTTACAAAAAGCGCTGAGCCTGAACGTCAACAACTGGGCTGCGGTTTTGCTGGGTGTCATGTCGGCCCTGTTTGGCGGTGTACTGCGCGACACCCTAGTGAATGACATTCCGCTGATCTTCGAAAAACACGTTTACGCTACGGCTTGTCTGGTTGGTGCGCTGCTGTACGTTCTGGGCAAAGAACTGGCGATTGACCCCAATTTGAACTTTCTGATTTCAGCCGCCAGCATTACCCTCATCCGCCTGTTTGCCATTCGCTACGGCTGGACCTTGCCGCGCATCGGCAATCAATGA
- a CDS encoding sialidase family protein produces MPRLLFKTIRFLVILLALAGEMGLTKTATEETTVFQKGEGGYQCYRIPAIVKAPNGNLLAFAEGRKTGCNDFGDIDLVMRISTDNGRTWGALRVVADNGALLAGNPAPVFDLTDRRFAQGRLFLLYNTSTVSENDIRKGLGIREVWSKTSTDNGQTWSVPVNTTEQVNRPNLPDVNPAYRFPEDWRWYANTPGHALQIRRGRYKGRIFVAANHTAGPLQPQFREGRAHGFFSDDHGKTWKLAPDVAYLGSNESTAAETSDGHVLMNSRNQSGDVKNRLLSLSKTGGETWEPVRVAQDLPDPVCQGSMIDYQPRRGKHVLLFSNPNSQTGRENLTIRVSTDDGRNWSAGKTVYSGPAAYSDLVIQQDRRIGVLYEKDKYARIVYQSFADDWLLQE; encoded by the coding sequence ATGCCCCGACTCCTGTTTAAAACCATCCGTTTTCTGGTCATTCTGCTGGCGTTAGCTGGTGAAATGGGGTTAACAAAAACCGCTACTGAGGAAACAACGGTTTTCCAAAAGGGAGAAGGTGGGTACCAATGTTACCGGATTCCGGCGATTGTGAAAGCCCCCAACGGTAATCTGCTGGCCTTTGCTGAAGGACGAAAAACGGGCTGCAACGATTTTGGCGACATTGATCTGGTCATGCGCATCAGCACGGACAACGGCCGGACCTGGGGAGCACTTCGGGTTGTAGCCGATAACGGCGCCTTGCTGGCCGGCAACCCCGCGCCGGTTTTTGACCTCACCGACCGGAGGTTTGCCCAAGGACGCCTTTTTCTACTCTACAACACCAGCACGGTTTCGGAAAATGACATTCGGAAGGGCCTGGGCATTCGGGAGGTTTGGTCTAAAACCAGCACCGACAACGGGCAAACGTGGTCGGTGCCCGTCAACACGACGGAGCAGGTAAACCGCCCGAATCTTCCCGATGTGAATCCGGCCTACCGGTTTCCGGAAGACTGGCGGTGGTACGCCAACACGCCGGGCCACGCGCTGCAAATCCGGAGAGGTCGCTATAAAGGCCGGATTTTTGTAGCCGCCAACCACACCGCCGGACCGCTTCAGCCGCAATTTCGCGAGGGCCGGGCGCACGGTTTTTTCTCCGACGACCACGGTAAAACTTGGAAGCTGGCCCCGGATGTTGCCTACCTCGGCAGCAATGAAAGCACAGCCGCCGAAACTTCAGACGGTCATGTATTGATGAACAGCCGCAACCAGTCCGGTGACGTGAAAAATCGCTTGTTGTCGCTTTCAAAAACGGGCGGGGAAACTTGGGAGCCGGTGCGGGTGGCGCAGGATTTGCCCGATCCGGTTTGCCAGGGAAGCATGATCGATTACCAACCCCGCCGGGGCAAACACGTCCTGTTGTTTTCCAATCCGAACAGCCAGACGGGCCGCGAAAACCTGACCATCCGGGTCAGCACCGACGATGGCCGGAACTGGTCGGCGGGCAAGACCGTTTACAGCGGACCGGCTGCTTACTCCGATCTGGTGATTCAGCAGGACCGTCGCATCGGCGTGCTGTACGAGAAAGACAAGTACGCCCGGATCGTTTATCAATCTTTTGCCGACGACTGGTTGTTGCAAGAGTAA